One region of Xylanimonas ulmi genomic DNA includes:
- a CDS encoding M23 family metallopeptidase codes for MTTVRGTTATADRARDRLRRRVARHGVWWLRAFVAWVAWGATAGAPWWAFLPLAGSLLAGSLVRPRWDRDREPVVVAAPVRGTWVALNSPGSAVPSHGVRAYGQTYAIDILVPADLEPVDAPHATASIGWLAGARPQTFPAFGKPVYAMADGVVVAARTRLRDHRARNTWLGLAYLLVEGFVRELGGVGFVVGNHLVVDHGDGVWALYAHLRRGGTRVRVGERVTTGQVLGEVGNSGNTSEPHLHAQLMDRRAPTAAQGVPLRWTGVVVRDDVVAPRYGRARVGDGQPGLPANGQVFEATLAAPTA; via the coding sequence TTGACCACCGTCCGGGGGACCACAGCCACGGCGGACCGCGCTCGGGACCGCCTCCGGCGCCGTGTCGCGCGACACGGCGTCTGGTGGCTGCGCGCATTCGTCGCCTGGGTCGCATGGGGCGCGACCGCGGGCGCGCCGTGGTGGGCGTTCCTCCCCCTCGCGGGATCGTTGCTCGCCGGGTCGCTCGTGCGGCCGCGGTGGGACCGCGACCGGGAGCCGGTCGTCGTCGCGGCGCCTGTGCGGGGCACGTGGGTCGCGCTCAACAGCCCCGGCAGCGCCGTGCCGAGCCACGGGGTGCGCGCCTACGGGCAGACCTACGCGATCGACATCTTGGTCCCCGCTGACCTCGAGCCCGTCGACGCGCCCCACGCCACTGCGTCGATCGGGTGGCTGGCCGGGGCGCGGCCACAGACGTTCCCCGCGTTCGGCAAGCCGGTGTACGCGATGGCCGACGGCGTCGTCGTCGCGGCGCGCACCAGGCTGCGCGACCATCGCGCGCGCAACACCTGGCTCGGGCTCGCCTACCTCCTCGTCGAGGGGTTCGTCCGCGAGCTCGGCGGGGTCGGGTTCGTCGTCGGCAACCACCTCGTCGTCGACCACGGCGACGGCGTCTGGGCCCTCTACGCCCATCTGCGGCGCGGCGGCACGCGCGTCCGGGTCGGCGAACGGGTCACCACGGGCCAGGTCCTCGGCGAGGTGGGCAACTCGGGCAACACCTCCGAGCCGCACCTGCACGCCCAACTGATGGACCGCCGCGCTCCCACCGCCGCGCAGGGCGTGCCGCTGCGGTGGACCGGCGTCGTCGTGCGCGACGACGTCGTGGCGCCGCGCTACGGGCGCGCGCGGGTCGGCGACGGGCAGCCCGGGCTTCCCGCGAACGGCCAGGTCTTCGAGGCCAC